The sequence gtatttttactgggtgacttcctcttttacttaagtaattttatattaaggaatctttactttactcaactatgacaattgggtaatttttccaccactgtcaaaTACTCACCCTGCAATACACTTTGGCGAGGTTGGGCGCAGTGGTCCGATTGCCAGCACACTCATATCTGAAACCTACTGCGCGTTGGCTGATATCCCTCTGCGGGTTTGCCAGGAGGAAGATGGCTGGCTTCTGAGGTCCGTCCGCCGAAACAGAACACCTGCTCGGCCGCCCTCCATCCGTCATCAACAGGTCCAGTTCCCCAGCCCGCTCGATGTAGACGCTGGCGCCGTTGAAGCTGCGGAACGGTTTATACAGACCGTTGTGTGGCGCGCAGAGGACAGGTTGGGTTCCAGGACGACCGAAGCGCCTGGCCCGGGTAGACCCACTCCACCGAACCCTCCGTGCAACGCAGCCGCACCTGCTGCACAGTCCGCGAGTTAGCCTCAGCCTCACGCGCCAACCATGCAATCAGACAGGAAAGAGTTCAAATGGCACACTCACTCAGAAAACAATGGGCCAAGCCAGCGGCACCTTCAGAAAACATGGGCCAGCCCAGCGGCACACTCACTCAGAAAACAATGCAGGTCAGAAAATAATATACGACGAGAGAGATTAGCTATACTCACAGAATATGTATATTATTCCCCCCACTCAATCCAAGTGTtaaaacatttattgttttgGCAAAACCCATTTTGATAGGTAACTGCAAGTAGCGCTATTGCATATTATTGCTTGTTGTTGCTAAATATGCAACAAAAGAATACACAATTACCTGAAAACGATAGGATATTGGTATAAACAgataataatcataaatatttagAACAACAACGTTTTTTCGAACGGCTAAACGCAATCCCAAAGTCAAATACCAGTTTGGAATTCTGGCTACTAAACAAAGCATAATCCCTCACCTTCCAGTCCAGCGTTGCATGATCATTATGTCTGTCGGGGCCTTGTCACCGTGGGCCCATTGTGGGGGCCCCATTCAGCCCACAGTCATTTACACTTTCATTGGCAGCTATTTAGTCCCAATAAAACATTCAACACAGCAATTTGTGAATCCTGCTCAGCCAAGTAGACGTGTGGAATAGGCATAAAAAGGAGTCGCTTTAAAAGTCAATGAATTGTTCCATCTTTTMGGGGGAGGGGCAAGGGGAGGGAACTTAGATTTTTGGGGCCCGAAAAGTCCCCCTCCCACCTCTGCTCACTCTGTTTCCCAGGCTGTGATCGGGGAGCAACAGCCCCAAAAGAATAGACTGATTCAGCCTACTCATTTTCTGTCCCCATCTTAGCCATTTGTATATCATTTTACGCTGAGTTATTCCATTAACATTAGCACTGCAGATAATTAGGCCGGTATAGGATGCAGTGGAAAAGGGCCAAAGTAGAAACTTGTTGGACAGTTGGCTCTAAACTCCCATTCCCCTATAAAACAGAGATGATGCACTGTGTTGCATATGGATGGGGGTATAACATCCCATTTAAGCCTATTCCATACCAGATATATCAAAAGACACAAAAGCCTTGTGCTTTTAGATGCTGGTCTTTAGGAGGGGCTCATGTCTCTGGACTTTACTGTTCATGTCTCTGTTGTGAAACACTCTATAGACCACAGCTAGATGGACTGGATAGACTAAATACAAATCTATATTAAGAATTTGCATTCAGACGCAGGTTGTAATACTTTTAAAATTCAGATTTTAAATGGATCGTTTTCTATCACTAGGGTTATTTGAGGCTATATTAATAAGCTCCTTGAACATTGGCCATTAACTATCTATTAAGTATTTATTAACTCTTATCTAAAGAATTTCACCTTCAACACTGCTGAGATTGCTAAGAGAAAGAGCCCAAACTATGTACCTCTGCAGTCTAATAAAGACTCCCACATTCATCACCTCAgctttctatctgtctgtctggtccacaGTTTGCTGAGCTAGCAAGACTGGCAATACTAATGTGATACAATATGTTATAGTGCCTTGAGTTTTGTCTCCAGCCTCTTCTGAGACGTGAGTTTAAATCCCACTGCTTCCAACTAAAGCACAGGTCTGTTGAATGTGGCTGATGAAGGACAGAGGGTCTGAGACATAMAATCAATCTTAAAGCTGAAGAAAAATAGTCTTCTTCATTCACTATCCCAGCAGCTCTGTAAAACCCCACTCTGTCTGCGTCACTCAGTCCACTGACTACCCACAATAGAGCAGGAGGGGCTGCCACGCCCAGGCTAACACTGAGGGGAGGCCTGGTGGTTGGGGGGCAGAGGTGAGGGGGTTTGGGGTTGACATCCCCTCATCTTTCAAACTCTCCCTCTAATGCTTACGGTTGTCTAACGCGTAATGCCAAAAGCTCAATGAGTGAAATGAAAAATGCATCTGTACCACATGTTTAACAGTATTGTTTTAATAGACAATAGATACAATAGTGCAATAGATGTTTTTGTCATTTAAATGTGTTGCAGAAAATTGTAATGCAAATATTCATGATCATTATTTCCTACAGGAGGAGCTATTTTCAACAAATATTTTCTCATAACGCTCAAGAACCACAATAAAGAATGTTATGAAGAACAAAATAAATCTCTTGTTCAAAAGTTTAAGTAATTGCTTGAAAGTGCATTTCAAGTCAGTCAAAAAAGTACACAAGAAATCCCCACAAACATTGCTTATATATTTGGCAATAAATGGTAATCAAACTGAGGGTTTGCACKTTCACTGTAGCATCATCTATACCCTGTAATAAAACCAGAATGATACAATCAATATGTAAATAATCAAATCCTTGTGAATTTACACAACATTtaatttacagtacattacattactaccccccccccccaacacatccacacagacacaaaatCTCCTTTCcaacacccactcactcactccaccccAGGCCTTTGTAGCATAAATTAGTGGTGATACCCAGCTGATGAGGGGACAGATTGGGCTACATGGATCTATAGAGAACTAAGGAGATAAGACACAACGAGTCAAAAGCTATAGCTGTTCAccgtttttataaatgtttgataTAGTATCTAgatttgtaaataagaacaatAATGAATTATTTATGTTCTATTGATACATACCAAAGTCACTGCTGCAGATGGCCAGGAGGAGCTCTGTGTCATTGCAGGGACGGCAGCTAgctgtgggaggagagagagaagtttagagaaagagtgtgtgtctaTGCAGAGGAAAGGGACACACATCACCCTGTGAAGCACCAATGCACATCCTTTCAATTCACTTGTCTTCTCACAACTCTCTCtctaatcattctctctctctcgcttcacaatctatctatctctctcactcggCCCACTCCATACTCTGCATCACcacccatttctctctttctctcatattAACCATCATCATCTACACTTCTTATAGTGATCATCTTACTGGACACTATCACCCTACTGTGAGGGTCCACTTTCAACACTTCAGACCACACCCAACACCCTACTGTGAGGGTCCACTTTCAACACTTCAgaccacacccacaacaccctACGTGAGGCTCCACTTTCAACACTTCAGACCACACCCAACACCCTACTGTGAGGGTCCACTTTCAACACTTCAGATCACACCCAACCCTGGTGAGGGTCCACTTTCAACACTTCAGACCACACCAACACCCTACTGTGAGGGCCACTTTCAACACTTCAGACCACACCCAACACCCTACTGTGAGGGTCCACTTTCAACACTTCAGAACCACACCCCAACACCCTACTGTGAGGGTCCACTTTCAACACTTCAGACCACACCCAACACCTACTGTGAGGGTCCACTTTCAACACTTCAGACCACACCCAACACCCTACTGTGAGGGTCCACTTTCAACACTTCAGACCACACCCAACACCCTACTGTGAGGGTCCACTTTCAACACTTCAGACCACACCCAACACCCTACTGTGAGGGTCCACTTTCAACACTTCAGACCACACCCAACACCCTACTGTGAGGGTCCACTTTCAACACTTCAGACCACACCAACACCCTACTGTGAGGGTCCACTTTCAACACTTCAGACCACACCAACACCCTACTGTAGGTCCACTTTCAACATTCAGCCAACCCAACACCCTACTGTGAGGGTCCACTTTCAACACTTCAGACCACACCAACACCTACTGTGAGGTCCACTTCAACACTTCAGACCACCAACACCTACTGAGGGTCCACTTTCAACACTTCAGACCACACCCAACTGTGATGGCTGGGCTTGAGACAACTGATTGATGGATGAGGATTACAGACAGCTTGCCACTCCATTGACACACACATACCAGCAGCTCCATCCGGCCATCCAACCATCCCTCCTCAGTTCATCCAGACAACAAGCCAAGGGGTCAGATGGAGGAATGTCTGGCATGTGGTCTCACTCCATTCACATCTCCTCCACCATACTAGCACTACCCACACAAATCAAAAGCATGATGAGTCTCGACCTCCATGTTTGACTTCTATTGTTTAGCGGTCTAATTGAATGACCCCAGACTGGTGACCCCAATCCTGGTATTCTCCACTGAACTCCTCCACTCTGTCAATATTGGGAGAGAaggactcagacagacagacatcacatcATCAGGACAGGAGAATGACATCACCCCATTGAgacaggcccacacacacacacagaagatggCATCTGTAGAATCCAACAAGTATCTGCTGTCTCCATTGATACCCGGGGGCCAGTGCCCTCCGCCACCCTGGTCCCTGCTCCCTGGTTTTGCCCTCCGTGGAAATGAGACCACCAGACAAAAACAACAGACGGTCAGCAGCTGCCTCCTAGACCAGGCAAGATTGGATTTGGTCTTTAATTggataattgactgatttctttggGCCTCAGTCTCCCCAGCACACCCCTCCACCCACACAGTGAATGAGCCCACCTCTTGTGCCTGTGCTGTGATGCTAGGAGTTCATTGTCTTCTATGATTAAGTTAGAATGTATCAGTGTTTTATTATTGATGCACTCTTGGAAATGGTTAAATGAATCAAGAAGATGGGTCTAAagtaaaaaacacttaaaaacaacTGAAGGCATGATGATTTGCATTAAGGATACTTGTTGACACTTCATTCTTCACTGCAATGTTATTTTTTGACACAATACAACTGACAAAACAtacatcattttttatatatCAATAAATTATTAGGTCATTTACAATTGGGATTGCAACTCCAACAAAAGTGTCAAATGAACATCTTATCACCATGGCATACAAATAGGAATTCGTATTATCTCCAAATGTCAGTGGTGCAAAGTTCTTAAATTCGAATAATTAACGTAGCCTACTACTAGgtcgttttttgtggtatctgtacttaaaTTTTTGACTattacttttacttcaatacataatacatcaataataatacattcttcatttactccttacattttccctgacacccaaaagtatacgttacattttgaatggttagcaGGACAGTAAAATGGTCCCATtaacgcacttatcaagagaacatcccgtttcatccctactgcctctgatctggcagactaactaaacacaaatgcttcgtttgtaaatgatgtcgcGTGATAGTGTGCTCTATCGACAAATATGCTTgtgccgtctgatttgcttaaAACATaagcaattttttattatttatacttttctTTACCTTTATGTAATAtagttttgcaattacatttacttttgatatttaagtaaatttaaatccaaatacttttagacttttactcaagtagtattttactgggtgacttcctcttttacttaagtaattttatattaaggaatctttacttttactcaactatgacaattgggtaatttttccaccactgtcaaaTACTCACCCTGCAATACACTTTGGCCGAGGTTGGGCGCAGTGGTCCGATTGCCCAGCAACTCATATCTGAAGCCTACTGCGCGTTGGCTGATATCCCTCTGCGGGTTTGCCAGGAGGAAGATGGCTGGCTTCTGAGGTCCGTCCGCCGGGAAACAGAACACCTGCTCCGGCCGCCCTCCATCCGTCATCAACAGGTCCAGTTCCCCAGCCCGCTCGATGTAGACGCTGGCGCCGTTGAAGCTGCGGAACGGTTTGATACAGACCGTTGTGTGGCGCGCAGAGGACAGGTTGGGTTCCAGGACGACCCGAAGCGCCTGGCCCGGGTAGACCCACTCCACCGAACCCTCCGTGCAACGCAGCCGCACCTGCTGCACAGTCCGCGAGTTAGCCTCAGCCTCACGCGCCAAACCACTGCAATCCAAGAACAAGGAGAAGAGTTCAAATGGGCACACTCACTCAGAAAACAATGGGCCAGCCCAGCGGCACACTCACTCAGAAAACAATGGGCCAGCCCAGCGGCACACTCACTCAGAAAACAATGCAGGTCAGAAAATAATATACGACGAGAGAGATTAGCCTATACTCACATAGAATATGTATATTATTTCCCCCCACTCAATCCAAGTGTtaaaacatttattgttttgGCAAAACCCATTTTGATAGGATAACTGCAAGTAGCGCTATTGCATATTATTGCTTGTTGTTGCAATAATATGCAACAATAAGAATACACAATTACCTGAAAACGATTAGGATATTGGTATAAACAgataataatcataaatatttagACAACAACGTTTTTAGAACYGCTAAACGCAATCCCAAAGTCAAATACCAGTTTGGAATTCTGGCTACTAAAACAAAGCATAATCCCTCACCTRCCAGTCCAGTTGCATAGGTCTGCCGCGCAGGgagacaaacagcacaggaacagTACATACATGYKAATCASACTTAGAMTTGGCGACATTGCAACCACCAAATATAGGAATAAAAATAGAATCCAAAATCAACTTGGTGAGAAGACATCACCAATGTTCCGCTCCAATCCTTCTGCTAGCTCACTGAGATGGTCTCTTAGCAACATGTGTGGACGGCTGTGACTGACGCTGCGGCTGCATTGTATGAGTAGTAATGTccaccctagccccctgacagcGTTGGTAGacaccctagccccctgacagcGTTGGTAGAAAATGGATGTCCTCGCTATGtgactctgtgtgtatgtgtgaggatGATGATGGTTGATACAACCGGGAATGGATTTCGTCGTCATTACCGttggaccacaatggaaataagctgTTAAGCTTAattgtgttatccttgatgattttcttaaATTGTATGTGGAGGCGTCACTGGCTGGAGCGCCCTTGTGTATGTATTTTACAACTTGTCaaataaattcaatcaatcaatcaatcgcgTAATTACCAAGCCCAAAGATTTGTAAATCGAAACCGTTTCAAAGGCGGTAATTTGCATTTGRCGTTACATAATTTAATGATAGAAGTTGTGTAAAATGGATAAAACAACATGTATGCTATTTGTGGCAAATTGTAGGTATAGGCTATCAATCGGAATAGCCTTGGGTCCAATAATCGAAAAAGCTTGACCAAAacgtaattacattttttttatcgcATTATTTAGGCCTGCGT is a genomic window of Salvelinus sp. IW2-2015 unplaced genomic scaffold, ASM291031v2 Un_scaffold4881, whole genome shotgun sequence containing:
- the LOC139026471 gene encoding meteorin-like protein, whose translation is MSPXLSXIXMYVLFLCCLSPCAADLCNWTGSGLAREAEANSRTVQQVRLRCTEGSVEWVYPGQALRVVLEPNLSSARHTTVCIKPFRSFNGASVYIERAGELDLLMTDGGRPEQVFCFPADGPQKPAIFLLANPQRDISQRAVGFRYELLGNRTTAPNLGQSVLQASCRPCNDTELLLAICSSDFVLYRSM